Proteins encoded by one window of Cyanobium sp. NS01:
- a CDS encoding LCP family protein, giving the protein MSGRPAIPMPPSPRSQPAASPAQRRSSPLGGIKLFAWLRPVVLLRFALVGVGAAVGLALLGVFWPESDPSGGSEAPDALADLAKPPSRAVTVLVIGVDADQLQDPNNKAAPAGAANADALLLLRVNPGGPLQVLNLPTALAVQLPGSSGVKSLGSLYRQGGVALTADAARNLVGLASTEPDRYLVLSRGALRSLVDGLGALEVNPGSTMVYEDKRQGLKIDLQSGVQRLKGAQVEQLVRYRDPSRPIESRSANQEAVMRSLLRELNTPGRSQDIPALVQSLRAQVESNLTPAEVLSLMAATLKPGQSVSFATVPLAPPPKDAAKDGNKAAAGGSELRQVAKSAPSDLWPPPAATAAGS; this is encoded by the coding sequence ATGAGCGGGCGCCCAGCGATCCCGATGCCCCCCAGCCCCAGGTCCCAACCGGCCGCATCCCCCGCCCAGCGGCGCAGCTCCCCCCTGGGAGGCATCAAGCTTTTCGCCTGGCTGCGACCGGTCGTGCTGCTGCGCTTCGCCCTTGTGGGTGTGGGCGCCGCGGTTGGCCTCGCCCTGCTGGGGGTGTTCTGGCCCGAGTCAGACCCGAGCGGCGGCTCCGAGGCGCCTGACGCGCTCGCCGATCTGGCCAAGCCGCCCAGCCGCGCCGTCACGGTGCTGGTGATCGGGGTGGACGCCGATCAACTGCAGGACCCCAACAACAAGGCCGCCCCCGCCGGAGCCGCCAATGCCGACGCCCTGCTGCTGCTGCGCGTCAACCCCGGCGGCCCCCTGCAGGTGCTCAACCTGCCCACCGCCCTGGCGGTGCAGCTGCCCGGCAGCAGCGGGGTCAAGTCGCTCGGCAGCCTCTACCGCCAGGGCGGTGTCGCGCTCACGGCCGACGCCGCCCGCAACCTGGTGGGGCTCGCCAGCACCGAACCGGATCGCTATCTGGTGCTGAGCCGCGGCGCCCTGCGCAGCCTCGTGGATGGCCTCGGCGCCCTGGAGGTGAATCCCGGCAGCACCATGGTCTATGAGGACAAGCGCCAGGGACTCAAGATCGACCTGCAGAGCGGCGTCCAGCGGCTCAAGGGCGCCCAGGTGGAGCAGCTGGTGCGCTACCGCGACCCCAGCCGGCCGATCGAGAGCCGCAGCGCCAACCAGGAAGCGGTGATGCGCAGCCTGCTCAGGGAGCTCAACACCCCCGGCCGCAGCCAGGACATTCCGGCCCTGGTCCAGAGCCTCAGGGCTCAGGTGGAGAGCAACCTCACCCCCGCCGAGGTGCTCAGCCTGATGGCCGCCACCCTGAAGCCGGGCCAGAGCGTGAGCTTTGCCACCGTGCCCCTGGCCCCTCCCCCCAAGGATGCGGCCAAGGACGGCAACAAGGCAGCGGCCGGCGGATCAGAACTGCGGCAGGTCGCCAAGTCGGCGCCCAGTGACCTCTGGCCCCCACCGGCGGCGACCGCCGCCGGCTCCTGA
- a CDS encoding ribose-phosphate pyrophosphokinase has product MTSFLTADRLAQERTATEAAHDTRRLRLFSGTSNHDLAREIGAYLGVPDGPRVIKRFADGETYIQIQESIRGCDVFLVQPTCAPVNDHLMELLIMVDACKRASARQVTAVIPYYGYARADRKTAGRESITAKLVANLLTKSGVDRVLAMDLHSSQIQGYFDIPCDHIYGSPVLVDYLRTRHLDEMVVVSPDVGGVARARAFAKQMDDAPLAIIDKRRAAHNVAESLTVIGDVAGKTAVLIDDMIDTGGTIAQGARLLRRNGAARVFCCATHAVFSPPAVERLSEPGLFEEVVVTNSIPLAEERHFPQLRVLSVANMLGEAIWRIHEESSVSSMFR; this is encoded by the coding sequence GTGACCAGTTTTCTCACCGCTGATCGGCTGGCACAGGAGCGCACCGCCACCGAAGCCGCCCACGACACCAGGCGGCTGCGCCTGTTCAGTGGCACCTCCAACCACGACCTGGCCCGGGAGATCGGCGCCTATCTCGGCGTGCCGGACGGTCCGCGGGTGATCAAGCGCTTCGCCGACGGCGAGACCTACATCCAGATCCAGGAGTCGATCCGCGGCTGCGACGTGTTCCTGGTGCAGCCCACCTGCGCCCCGGTGAACGACCACCTGATGGAGCTGCTGATCATGGTGGATGCCTGCAAACGGGCCTCGGCCCGGCAGGTCACCGCCGTGATCCCCTACTACGGCTACGCCCGCGCCGACCGCAAGACCGCCGGCCGCGAATCGATCACCGCCAAGCTGGTGGCCAACCTGCTCACCAAGAGCGGCGTGGACCGGGTGCTGGCCATGGATCTGCACTCCTCCCAGATCCAGGGCTACTTCGACATCCCCTGCGACCACATCTACGGCTCGCCGGTGCTGGTGGACTACCTGCGCACCCGCCATCTCGACGAGATGGTGGTGGTGTCGCCGGACGTGGGCGGCGTGGCTCGGGCCCGGGCCTTCGCCAAGCAGATGGACGACGCCCCCCTGGCGATCATCGACAAGCGCCGCGCCGCCCACAACGTGGCGGAGAGTCTCACCGTGATCGGCGATGTGGCCGGCAAGACCGCCGTGCTGATCGACGACATGATCGACACCGGCGGCACGATCGCCCAGGGCGCCCGGCTGCTGCGCCGCAACGGGGCTGCCCGGGTGTTCTGCTGCGCCACTCACGCCGTCTTCTCCCCCCCCGCCGTGGAGCGGCTCTCCGAGCCTGGCCTGTTTGAGGAGGTGGTGGTGACCAACAGCATCCCCCTGGCCGAGGAGCGCCACTTCCCCCAGCTCCGGGTGCTATCGGTAGCCAACATGCTGGGCGAGGCGATTTGGCGCATCCACGAAGAAAGCTCCGTGAGCTCGATGTTCCGCTGA